The Legionella cincinnatiensis genome includes a region encoding these proteins:
- a CDS encoding LysR family transcriptional regulator produces MPLLLDDIKYFIIVSETLNITRASEIIGISQPALSYAVKRLESKLGGQLLIRLKTGIQLTKLGEEFKRRSYRLLYEWEQAQNLANSESGLIQANYTIAVHPSVALHTLEYFMPKLQVNFPKLGFNFIHGLSREMTEKIISWEADFGIVVNPIKHPDLVINKLNKDEVTVFYAQNAQDKLIYDQNLAQSQYILKKLGKKLIFNGILNSANLEVVAKLTSLGLGYGLLPSRVASQYAHLKKLKDAPVFHDEICLVYRPEKHKNPVSKKIIQIIRSSFNIG; encoded by the coding sequence ATGCCTTTATTATTAGATGACATAAAATATTTTATAATTGTCAGTGAAACCCTTAACATTACAAGGGCCTCTGAAATTATAGGGATATCTCAGCCTGCGCTCAGTTATGCTGTAAAAAGATTAGAAAGTAAACTGGGTGGGCAGCTTCTAATTCGACTTAAAACGGGTATCCAACTCACGAAACTTGGAGAGGAGTTTAAGCGACGTTCCTATCGTCTATTGTATGAGTGGGAGCAGGCTCAAAACCTGGCTAATTCTGAATCAGGGCTTATTCAAGCAAACTATACCATTGCTGTTCATCCATCAGTTGCTCTTCATACGCTCGAATACTTTATGCCAAAACTCCAAGTTAATTTTCCAAAACTTGGGTTTAATTTTATTCATGGCCTTTCAAGAGAGATGACTGAAAAGATTATTAGTTGGGAGGCCGATTTTGGAATCGTTGTAAACCCTATAAAACATCCTGATCTCGTTATTAACAAGTTAAATAAGGATGAAGTCACCGTCTTTTATGCGCAGAATGCTCAAGATAAACTGATTTATGATCAAAATCTCGCTCAATCACAATATATACTTAAAAAATTGGGTAAAAAATTAATTTTTAATGGCATACTTAACTCTGCTAATCTTGAGGTTGTTGCTAAATTAACATCATTAGGTCTTGGCTACGGTCTTTTGCCTTCAAGAGTTGCATCTCAATATGCTCATCTTAAAAAATTAAAAGATGCTCCCGTATTTCATGATGAGATTTGTTTAGTTTATAGGCCTGAAAAACATAAAAATCCCGTGAGTAAAAAAATAATTCAAATTATCAGATCATCCTTCAATATTGGGTAA
- a CDS encoding protein kinase domain-containing protein has protein sequence MLDSNIKEIINELQEQEILPHTGRIIGGSRNQFDKKGQAKQGHLFSVIENKPIGKGGFASVYPITLYRQDETGIVKKSTHHKDFVTKEFNLEKLKRNYSELNIENLIEKEFDFCRKAGHLSIKPPVYDNNKCYLTMKRMPGKNLESIFYKLMDNPNYLTDNQRIKITYALLLALKNQVIDKGIIHRDIKPENIHVKIAEPIEVNIFDYGLAKKAGEEDELFPGSELWAAPEIFTGLQHDNKADIFSMGRVIAFLWGESTDNYLSVNPFNKSRYAAKNLNLPENAKWVEPFLRRMLAEKQEDRTDIDSAINQFKQLVSINAPMLKLPQCPIENHSNVNNLRFFQNPIENAKISHLKQLNIQQNIKRDFQELLEYLPCQYSHYRSNTIFKKTIGRFTTLQKMMNELKQIMNDNESQDIPQALYRFLSHHQNKPLHRSEANIMRKINDFLEDINYQNLTNSGCKL, from the coding sequence ATGCTTGATAGTAATATAAAAGAAATAATCAATGAATTACAAGAACAGGAGATACTTCCTCATACTGGAAGAATTATAGGTGGTTCCCGAAATCAATTTGATAAAAAAGGACAGGCAAAACAAGGGCATCTTTTTTCCGTTATTGAAAACAAACCAATAGGAAAAGGTGGGTTCGCTTCTGTTTATCCTATTACTCTGTATCGACAAGATGAAACTGGAATAGTTAAAAAATCTACTCATCATAAGGACTTTGTAACCAAGGAATTTAATTTAGAGAAACTTAAAAGAAATTATAGTGAATTAAATATAGAAAATTTAATTGAAAAAGAATTTGATTTTTGTCGAAAAGCAGGACACTTAAGCATAAAACCACCTGTCTATGATAATAATAAATGTTATCTTACGATGAAACGAATGCCAGGGAAGAATTTAGAGAGTATCTTTTATAAATTAATGGATAATCCTAATTATCTTACTGATAATCAACGAATTAAGATAACCTATGCTTTATTATTGGCTTTGAAAAACCAGGTAATTGATAAAGGGATTATTCATCGAGATATAAAGCCTGAGAATATTCATGTTAAAATAGCTGAACCTATTGAAGTGAATATTTTTGATTATGGACTTGCAAAAAAAGCAGGCGAAGAAGATGAGCTATTTCCTGGAAGCGAACTTTGGGCAGCACCTGAAATATTTACTGGCTTACAGCATGATAATAAAGCTGATATTTTTTCAATGGGAAGAGTAATTGCCTTCTTATGGGGTGAAAGTACTGACAACTATTTAAGTGTTAATCCTTTTAACAAAAGCAGGTATGCAGCAAAAAACCTTAATTTGCCTGAAAATGCTAAATGGGTAGAACCCTTTTTAAGGCGCATGTTAGCGGAAAAGCAAGAGGATAGAACAGATATTGATTCCGCAATAAATCAATTTAAGCAACTGGTGTCTATTAACGCACCGATGCTTAAATTACCTCAATGCCCAATAGAGAATCACTCAAATGTGAATAATCTTCGCTTTTTTCAAAATCCAATTGAAAACGCAAAAATTTCTCATCTGAAACAATTAAATATTCAACAGAATATCAAAAGAGATTTTCAGGAGTTATTAGAGTATCTTCCTTGTCAATATTCTCATTATCGCAGTAATACAATTTTTAAAAAAACAATCGGTCGCTTTACAACTCTACAAAAAATGATGAATGAATTAAAACAAATAATGAATGACAATGAATCACAAGACATACCTCAAGCATTATACAGGTTCTTGAGTCATCATCAGAATAAGCCTTTACATAGAAGCGAAGCTAATATTATGAGAAAAATAAATGACTTCTTAGAGGATATAAACTATCAAAATTTAACCAACTCAGGCTGTAAATTATAA
- a CDS encoding phosphotransferase, whose amino-acid sequence MTIEKTVLDPKILHKITHLLHTKFATEVKVCSTQFLSEPERRNCVVRLVLSSKAKTVPASIILKQSLREEIDVDDKEAYARFARDWAGLEFASQIKQTSHNVPKFYGGDKENRFILIEDLGIPHISLVDSLTAANQGAATAALTRFMKALGSFHAASFGNTELYERLLISINQNAQSIDDERDFMFADLLPKLEIANKKLSLILTDECIDEAKSVIEYVLKPGPFTVLTHGDICPDNVFDHTETKDLQLIDFEWCVVRNALLDGTYLRMSMPTCWCAKAIPADIIEHLELIYREELKQNIPAATDDTEYEKAYTYACGFWILQQTIPFIDSIWEKDRIGPSGPVPKDSLWKAENNWVRPRVFSRLQAFIDKTTSHQQLPHLRKMAVALLNELKQRWPETPFLEYYPAFLS is encoded by the coding sequence ATGACAATAGAAAAAACAGTTCTGGATCCTAAGATACTTCATAAGATTACTCATTTGTTACACACAAAATTTGCTACAGAAGTTAAGGTATGTTCCACTCAGTTTTTAAGTGAACCTGAACGTAGAAATTGTGTAGTAAGACTGGTTTTATCAAGCAAAGCGAAAACAGTGCCTGCAAGTATTATTTTGAAGCAATCTTTACGAGAAGAAATTGATGTTGATGATAAAGAAGCATATGCGCGATTTGCTCGAGACTGGGCGGGTCTTGAGTTTGCAAGTCAAATCAAACAAACGAGTCATAATGTACCAAAATTTTATGGGGGCGATAAAGAGAACAGATTTATTCTTATTGAAGACTTGGGAATACCGCATATTAGTTTAGTTGATTCACTTACTGCGGCAAATCAGGGAGCAGCTACTGCAGCATTGACTCGTTTTATGAAAGCTTTGGGTAGTTTTCATGCAGCAAGTTTTGGCAATACCGAGCTTTATGAACGTCTTTTAATATCTATTAATCAAAATGCTCAATCAATTGATGACGAACGGGATTTTATGTTTGCTGATTTGTTACCAAAACTGGAGATAGCAAATAAAAAGTTAAGTTTAATTTTAACCGATGAATGCATTGATGAAGCCAAGTCTGTCATTGAATATGTGCTAAAACCAGGACCCTTTACTGTTCTGACCCATGGTGATATTTGCCCTGATAATGTATTTGACCATACAGAAACTAAAGATCTGCAGCTTATTGATTTTGAATGGTGCGTAGTACGTAATGCGTTGCTAGATGGAACGTATTTACGTATGAGTATGCCTACTTGTTGGTGTGCGAAAGCAATCCCTGCTGATATTATTGAGCATTTAGAGCTCATTTATAGAGAAGAGCTGAAACAAAATATTCCGGCAGCAACAGATGATACGGAGTATGAGAAAGCCTATACCTATGCGTGTGGTTTTTGGATTTTACAACAAACAATACCTTTTATTGATTCAATTTGGGAAAAAGACAGAATCGGACCGTCTGGCCCTGTACCTAAAGATTCTTTATGGAAGGCAGAAAACAATTGGGTGAGACCAAGGGTTTTTTCAAGGTTGCAAGCATTTATTGATAAAACAACGTCCCATCAACAATTACCACATTTACGAAAGATGGCGGTAGCACTATTAAATGAGTTAAAACAACGTTGGCCCGAAACCCCATTTCTCGAATATTATCCCGCATTTTTGTCATGA
- a CDS encoding FAD-binding protein — protein MNIQVADIVIVGAGPVGLMCAYLGQLCGMQTVIVDKSDGPLEVGRADALNARTLQLLELVDLFDELYPLGKTCNTSAVWADGKFISRQSSWWDELQGCFHKHFLMLGQSYVEKLLDRKLKEIGTSVKRSTAAENIELNKEGCLTTLSNKESIQSRYVIGTDGSRSFVRNHFKIPFEIIRPQIIWAVIDGIIDTDFLKVPEIIVFQAETSDVAWIPREGEIDRFYVRMDTKDFTLEEAIDKINHAMQPHTLRFKEIVWFSQFSVKESLAEKFCVQDRIFLAGDACHIHSVNGGQGLNTGLADAFNLIWKLNMVINFGASPQLLQSYENERKPVAQSVIETSGELVRSTKYSQNGTHAQDYVKIVQKRAGNITGMGICYGHQERNGSRLFDFEIFNGIVKTRLYSLLDYTKFTLLIFNDGAVELNVPEFIKVIQIYSYEQQANYWTQNTQYRNHAILVRPDSYIESSTPLDKVESLFDWSFDKTPIMLMKNSNKEAVRE, from the coding sequence ATGAACATACAAGTAGCAGATATTGTAATAGTTGGAGCAGGTCCGGTAGGACTCATGTGTGCTTACTTAGGACAACTTTGTGGAATGCAAACTGTTATTGTCGATAAGTCTGATGGTCCCTTAGAAGTTGGAAGAGCCGATGCTCTTAATGCACGTACGTTACAACTTCTTGAATTAGTTGATTTATTTGATGAGCTCTATCCCTTGGGAAAGACATGCAATACCAGTGCTGTGTGGGCGGATGGTAAATTTATTTCACGTCAATCCTCTTGGTGGGATGAACTTCAAGGCTGCTTCCATAAACATTTCCTTATGCTTGGACAGTCCTATGTAGAAAAGCTGTTAGATAGGAAGCTTAAAGAGATTGGAACATCGGTAAAACGTTCCACTGCAGCTGAGAACATTGAGCTCAATAAAGAGGGATGCCTCACAACGCTTTCCAATAAAGAAAGTATTCAATCACGTTATGTGATTGGTACCGATGGATCTCGTTCTTTCGTTCGCAATCATTTTAAAATACCTTTTGAAATCATACGCCCCCAAATTATATGGGCTGTAATCGATGGCATCATAGACACAGATTTTCTAAAAGTTCCTGAAATCATCGTTTTTCAAGCAGAAACCTCAGATGTGGCATGGATTCCCAGAGAGGGAGAAATTGATAGATTTTACGTAAGAATGGACACTAAGGACTTTACCCTAGAAGAGGCAATTGACAAAATTAATCATGCGATGCAGCCTCATACCCTCCGTTTTAAAGAAATCGTGTGGTTTTCACAATTTTCAGTCAAAGAATCTTTAGCCGAGAAATTTTGCGTGCAAGATCGCATTTTTCTTGCTGGCGATGCATGTCATATTCATTCAGTAAACGGAGGACAAGGTCTTAATACAGGTCTTGCAGATGCATTTAATCTCATATGGAAGTTAAATATGGTTATCAATTTTGGGGCTTCTCCACAACTTTTGCAAAGCTATGAAAACGAGCGTAAACCGGTTGCTCAAAGTGTGATTGAAACTTCCGGGGAACTTGTGCGTTCAACTAAGTATTCGCAGAACGGGACCCACGCCCAGGATTATGTAAAGATTGTACAAAAACGTGCGGGTAATATCACTGGGATGGGCATTTGTTATGGTCATCAAGAGCGCAATGGCTCTCGCCTTTTTGACTTTGAAATTTTTAATGGAATCGTTAAAACCCGACTTTATTCTCTTTTAGATTATACCAAATTTACCCTCTTAATTTTTAATGATGGTGCAGTTGAGCTAAACGTACCTGAATTTATAAAAGTTATTCAAATTTATTCATATGAACAGCAGGCAAACTATTGGACCCAGAACACTCAATATAGAAACCATGCAATTTTGGTCAGGCCGGATTCCTATATTGAATCGTCCACGCCGTTAGATAAAGTTGAATCTCTATTTGATTGGAGTTTTGACAAAACTCCAATCATGTTAATGAAAAATTCAAATAAGGAGGCAGTACGTGAATAG
- a CDS encoding cupin domain-containing protein, whose protein sequence is MNKNNKCPIAVVAENTPARKKPSVYPEPFASMMAGREKHPLGDLFGIKKFGVNLTRLAPGAQSALLHRHSVQEEFIFILEGQPSLVTDVDELPLQPGMCAGFTPDGVAHKLINRTSSDVIYLEIGDRTEGDKVSYPTDDLVAIFDSNGHWQFSRKNGEPY, encoded by the coding sequence GTGAATAAAAATAACAAATGTCCAATTGCTGTTGTGGCGGAAAATACACCAGCACGTAAGAAACCTTCTGTTTATCCAGAACCATTTGCTTCCATGATGGCTGGGCGAGAAAAACATCCATTAGGTGATCTATTTGGAATAAAAAAATTTGGTGTAAATTTAACTCGACTTGCTCCAGGTGCACAATCTGCATTACTCCATCGGCATTCAGTACAAGAAGAATTTATTTTTATTTTGGAAGGACAACCATCATTAGTGACTGATGTTGATGAACTTCCATTACAACCAGGAATGTGTGCTGGATTTACTCCTGATGGTGTAGCACATAAATTAATAAATCGCACATCAAGCGATGTTATTTACCTTGAAATTGGCGATCGAACTGAAGGTGATAAGGTAAGTTATCCTACTGACGATTTAGTCGCAATTTTTGATTCTAATGGGCACTGGCAATTTTCTCGTAAAAATGGTGAACCCTATTAA
- a CDS encoding ATP-grasp domain-containing protein, whose translation MNRPVVIVNPLSSGIDLAPAFKARGIPAIAVTFKSLEEIGFGLKVQTSDFIEIIPNHPNLVEVIRKYNPIAIIPGDELGISVAEHLTEILTPQFANDPKKSLNRLHKALMQNALKEAGVPVLKTLNTSSEHEVDTWIKENGLVDAPLVIKPPMSAGSDKVFHIPAKGDWKMAFNRVMTEPSQITGAISETVVVQEQAIGTEFAIGTVSAHGKHYLAHLIKYNKTSFNNRNTVYDYVEFVPYSEKVYGELFAYTQKALDALGIRWGATHTEIMLTKQGPRLIETGARMCGGPVVRFARAATGSSQADKLVEIYIDGDVLTKQYVFKKSVIPVFLKAFAQGIISNAEALAEISKLPTFLSEHIWFKNGDLVPQTVDYLTSIGIIGLAGDRESILLDYEKIRNMESKLVIHKI comes from the coding sequence GTGAATAGACCCGTGGTCATTGTTAATCCATTGTCATCAGGAATAGATTTAGCTCCTGCTTTTAAAGCTCGAGGAATACCGGCCATTGCAGTCACTTTTAAATCCTTAGAAGAAATTGGATTTGGATTAAAAGTTCAAACTTCAGATTTTATCGAAATTATTCCTAACCATCCAAACCTGGTCGAGGTTATTAGAAAGTACAATCCTATTGCGATTATTCCTGGTGACGAATTAGGGATTTCTGTGGCAGAACACCTGACTGAGATTTTAACGCCTCAATTCGCCAATGACCCCAAAAAATCGCTTAATCGATTACACAAAGCCCTTATGCAAAATGCTTTGAAAGAAGCTGGCGTTCCTGTTCTTAAAACGCTCAATACGTCATCGGAACATGAAGTGGATACCTGGATTAAGGAAAACGGATTAGTTGATGCTCCGCTTGTAATTAAACCGCCAATGTCTGCCGGTAGTGATAAGGTTTTTCACATTCCAGCAAAAGGAGATTGGAAAATGGCCTTCAATCGAGTTATGACCGAACCATCTCAAATTACTGGAGCGATTAGCGAAACCGTTGTCGTGCAAGAACAAGCTATTGGTACAGAATTTGCCATCGGAACTGTAAGTGCTCATGGAAAACACTATTTAGCGCATTTAATTAAATATAATAAAACCTCATTTAATAATCGTAACACGGTTTACGACTATGTTGAATTTGTGCCCTATAGTGAAAAAGTGTATGGGGAGTTATTTGCTTATACCCAAAAGGCGCTGGATGCTTTGGGAATTCGTTGGGGTGCTACGCACACTGAAATTATGCTTACGAAGCAAGGACCGCGCCTTATAGAAACAGGTGCTCGAATGTGCGGCGGTCCAGTTGTGAGGTTTGCACGAGCAGCGACCGGTAGTAGTCAAGCTGATAAATTAGTTGAAATCTATATTGATGGTGATGTACTCACTAAACAATATGTATTCAAAAAATCGGTTATCCCCGTTTTTTTGAAAGCGTTCGCGCAAGGAATAATATCAAATGCTGAAGCTCTTGCTGAAATTTCTAAATTACCGACCTTTCTCAGTGAACATATTTGGTTTAAAAATGGGGATCTGGTACCCCAGACTGTAGATTATCTCACGAGTATTGGCATTATTGGACTAGCTGGTGACCGCGAATCAATTTTATTAGATTACGAAAAAATTCGAAACATGGAATCGAAATTAGTTATTCATAAAATATAA
- a CDS encoding LuxR C-terminal-related transcriptional regulator gives MIPEKLLTYTKTIFEYSHSTVYIKDKNCHYQYMNNNGLKQLQLQEKDILGMPDKALPFGKYADFYNSHDYCAMEEIIYFQLDDCLAKNGEKIFALSHKLPLKDEDGKTHGVIGFTKFMNFHELISNINSKNTFLAPNLKINIDVDDWLKTTINLSQREMEVLYYFLQGKTIKLIAPLLHITERTVIFHLNNIKSKWGCYNKEDIYTKSFEKGLKNLTLIWDLLAMRS, from the coding sequence ATGATCCCTGAAAAACTCTTAACCTATACAAAAACAATTTTTGAATATTCCCATAGTACCGTATACATCAAAGATAAAAATTGTCATTACCAGTATATGAATAATAATGGGCTCAAGCAATTGCAATTACAAGAAAAAGATATTCTTGGCATGCCCGATAAAGCACTTCCTTTTGGAAAATATGCTGATTTTTATAATAGTCATGATTACTGCGCCATGGAAGAAATTATTTATTTTCAATTGGACGATTGTCTTGCTAAAAATGGCGAAAAAATCTTTGCCTTATCTCACAAATTACCGCTTAAAGATGAGGATGGAAAAACGCATGGAGTCATTGGTTTTACGAAATTTATGAATTTCCATGAACTGATTAGTAACATCAATTCGAAAAATACCTTTTTAGCACCTAATCTTAAAATCAATATTGATGTTGATGATTGGTTAAAAACAACGATTAATTTGTCGCAAAGAGAGATGGAAGTTTTGTATTATTTTTTACAAGGAAAAACCATCAAGCTTATTGCTCCATTGCTTCATATTACTGAAAGAACGGTTATTTTTCATCTTAATAATATAAAAAGCAAATGGGGTTGTTACAATAAAGAAGATATATACACTAAATCTTTTGAAAAAGGCTTGAAAAATCTTACACTTATCTGGGATTTGTTAGCAATGCGCTCCTAA
- a CDS encoding TauD/TfdA dioxygenase family protein, with protein MNYKITDLEPFGVLLEPLSKKKNVGDLDIESLRHLFGKNQLVVLRGFETFQNAEDFSNYCELWGEVSVWPFGKVLELIEQDAPEDHIFDHSYMPLHWDGMYRPQVPEYQIFHCVKAPLPGQGGKTTFSNTILVLKHTPSEIKELWHKVTGTYQRKMKFYNSKTISPIITKHPQKDFPVIRYNEPPSQDKGHFVNPPDLEFTGASHEELDIFHKSLEKALYSPGNFYAHEWQTGDVVIADNFSLLHGREGFTSKSPRHIQRVHVLSNPPFDNPGLESYE; from the coding sequence ATGAATTATAAAATTACTGATCTTGAACCATTTGGTGTGCTCTTAGAACCTCTGAGCAAAAAAAAGAATGTGGGAGATCTCGATATAGAGAGTTTACGGCATTTATTTGGGAAGAATCAACTCGTTGTATTGAGAGGGTTTGAGACATTTCAGAATGCAGAAGATTTTTCTAACTATTGCGAACTCTGGGGAGAAGTGAGTGTCTGGCCATTTGGAAAGGTACTTGAATTAATTGAGCAAGATGCCCCCGAAGATCACATTTTTGATCATAGTTACATGCCATTGCATTGGGATGGCATGTATCGCCCTCAAGTCCCTGAGTATCAGATTTTTCATTGTGTCAAAGCACCTTTGCCTGGCCAAGGAGGAAAAACAACTTTTTCAAATACCATTTTAGTTTTAAAACATACACCTTCTGAAATAAAAGAACTTTGGCATAAAGTAACTGGTACCTATCAAAGAAAAATGAAATTTTATAATAGCAAAACAATATCACCAATCATTACGAAGCACCCTCAAAAAGATTTTCCTGTCATTCGCTACAATGAGCCCCCCTCTCAAGATAAAGGCCATTTCGTAAACCCGCCAGATCTTGAATTTACGGGCGCTAGTCATGAAGAATTAGATATCTTTCATAAAAGTCTAGAAAAAGCGCTTTATTCTCCTGGTAATTTTTATGCCCATGAATGGCAAACTGGAGATGTAGTCATTGCAGATAATTTTTCACTCTTACATGGTAGAGAAGGCTTCACCTCTAAGTCTCCTCGTCATATTCAACGAGTTCATGTTTTGAGTAACCCTCCTTTTGATAACCCCGGTTTGGAATCTTACGAATGA
- a CDS encoding L-tyrosine/L-tryptophan isonitrile synthase family protein, with protein MKNTTFNLSTIQNHSINNFELRKSLNSAYAMEMAKKILAEFMIFRRVPKSIDACNDVNCPKCSSPHLPKILSAVKKSEPVTFVLPAFPGKSPNPEKVLSHFPDHAERLALHFLGNLCQKIKRFYPPGIKIFLCSDGRVFSDVVGMKESNVTDYQVELDKLIQEMSLPDLSTFNLDDFYRGLNFIQMRDELMKGYAQSLDFLKYKIRNGAKPTASPDEQESNRMYCGITRFLFEDSKYRGQTKSRTAIQKESRSKAYEVIRRSNAWSQLIAEHFPNAVRLSIHPQTCGAKKLGIRLIGNESWMTPWHGVVIESKKGYILLKRSEAEALGAQLIYATDGRPSHYKLITD; from the coding sequence ATGAAAAATACAACATTTAATTTAAGTACAATTCAGAATCATTCAATTAACAATTTTGAGCTTAGAAAATCATTAAATAGCGCCTATGCTATGGAAATGGCTAAAAAAATATTGGCTGAGTTCATGATTTTTCGGCGTGTTCCAAAGTCTATCGATGCATGTAACGATGTAAATTGCCCAAAGTGTTCTTCGCCTCATTTACCAAAGATACTCTCAGCAGTAAAAAAAAGTGAACCAGTGACTTTTGTATTGCCAGCTTTCCCTGGAAAGTCTCCAAATCCCGAAAAAGTACTTAGTCACTTTCCTGATCATGCAGAAAGACTTGCGCTCCATTTTCTTGGAAATCTTTGTCAAAAAATTAAAAGATTTTATCCACCTGGAATTAAAATCTTTCTGTGTTCCGATGGAAGAGTATTTAGTGATGTAGTTGGGATGAAGGAAAGTAATGTGACCGATTACCAGGTTGAATTAGATAAACTGATACAGGAAATGTCCCTTCCAGACTTATCAACGTTTAATCTTGATGACTTTTATAGGGGACTTAACTTTATCCAAATGCGTGACGAACTCATGAAAGGTTATGCACAATCATTAGATTTTCTTAAGTATAAGATTCGTAATGGCGCAAAACCCACAGCAAGCCCGGATGAACAAGAATCAAATCGCATGTATTGTGGTATCACACGCTTTTTATTTGAAGACTCCAAGTATCGAGGCCAAACTAAAAGTCGTACTGCGATCCAAAAAGAATCTCGTTCTAAAGCATATGAGGTTATAAGAAGAAGTAATGCCTGGAGTCAGTTAATTGCAGAGCATTTTCCTAACGCTGTTCGACTGTCTATTCACCCTCAAACTTGCGGTGCAAAAAAATTAGGGATCCGTTTAATTGGAAATGAAAGTTGGATGACTCCATGGCATGGCGTTGTCATTGAAAGCAAGAAAGGTTATATCTTGCTAAAACGCTCAGAAGCCGAAGCTTTAGGTGCTCAATTAATTTATGCCACTGATGGACGTCCAAGCCATTATAAACTAATCACAGATTAA
- a CDS encoding MltA domain-containing protein: MFRSILIIALMTFSVITQAALPNDPIQRCLDIRRLADFTTRQKMAAKEPGVLRFKFHKISASELPLDNPVGNMDEVIKALNNQLENCNKNYGGFQTVTIAGQKLKRQEWCLNTNTKMLALAKAAHGDFQKFLATIKTEFDWYKSDGWPENHAGFKKGEFQFTAYYAPAPIEARTKQDGAFLYPIYSNPGVVQVTSESKKFHLQIPLCGVDPLTKMVRGFCLKNANNTYSLVPDREEINHGALNPKYIIGYVKDPNDPAFLMLQGSGSLILDGKLFQINYDGANGRPRTMLGRIVQCAQDPTCGGNLDTIERCAKDPKCHDETKLRCNLSKKIKQSGASEKLIRQYLNTLSPDKAQNLRNRDQSYVFFAKENGGPYGSENIPLTPHASCATDHRVIPIGMSFIYQSKKSTSWCLAQDAGGAIVGAHVDVYKGEGNQAGIEANGLNHAGSLFVALPKHK, translated from the coding sequence ATGTTTCGATCCATTTTAATAATTGCATTAATGACGTTTAGCGTCATTACTCAAGCAGCTCTTCCCAATGATCCAATTCAACGCTGTTTGGATATTAGAAGGCTTGCAGACTTTACCACAAGACAGAAAATGGCTGCTAAAGAACCTGGTGTATTGCGCTTTAAATTTCATAAAATTTCAGCATCCGAGTTACCGTTAGATAATCCTGTAGGAAACATGGATGAAGTGATTAAAGCATTAAATAATCAGCTTGAAAACTGCAATAAAAACTATGGTGGATTTCAGACAGTTACGATTGCTGGCCAAAAACTCAAGCGCCAAGAATGGTGTCTTAATACCAACACAAAAATGCTCGCTCTTGCAAAAGCAGCCCATGGCGATTTTCAAAAATTTTTGGCAACCATTAAAACCGAATTTGATTGGTATAAAAGTGATGGCTGGCCTGAAAATCATGCGGGATTTAAAAAGGGAGAGTTTCAATTTACTGCTTATTATGCCCCCGCCCCTATTGAAGCTCGCACCAAACAGGATGGAGCATTTTTATATCCTATTTATAGTAATCCCGGAGTTGTACAAGTAACATCGGAAAGCAAAAAATTCCATTTGCAAATTCCTCTTTGCGGCGTGGATCCACTTACCAAAATGGTGCGTGGATTTTGCCTGAAAAATGCCAATAACACCTACTCCTTAGTACCAGATAGAGAAGAAATTAATCATGGAGCTTTAAATCCAAAGTATATTATTGGTTATGTTAAAGACCCCAATGATCCAGCTTTTTTAATGCTTCAAGGCTCGGGTTCATTAATTCTTGATGGTAAATTATTTCAGATTAATTACGATGGGGCTAACGGCAGACCACGCACCATGCTTGGACGAATAGTTCAATGCGCACAAGATCCAACTTGTGGTGGCAACCTGGATACCATTGAACGTTGTGCTAAAGATCCTAAATGTCATGATGAAACAAAGTTACGCTGCAATCTCTCTAAAAAAATCAAACAAAGCGGGGCATCAGAAAAATTAATTCGCCAATATCTAAATACTCTTAGCCCTGATAAAGCCCAGAATTTGAGAAATCGTGATCAAAGCTATGTATTTTTTGCCAAAGAAAATGGTGGGCCTTATGGTTCAGAAAATATTCCTCTAACACCTCATGCCTCATGCGCAACCGATCACCGAGTCATTCCTATTGGAATGAGTTTTATTTATCAGTCCAAAAAATCTACTTCCTGGTGTTTGGCCCAAGACGCAGGTGGTGCTATTGTAGGGGCTCATGTAGATGTTTATAAAGGTGAGGGAAATCAAGCGGGTATAGAAGCAAATGGGTTAAATCACGCAGGCTCATTATTTGTGGCTCTACCAAAACATAAATAG